A single Anopheles arabiensis isolate DONGOLA chromosome 2, AaraD3, whole genome shotgun sequence DNA region contains:
- the LOC120897484 gene encoding uncharacterized protein LOC120897484 isoform X2 — protein sequence MVIQRVWRSAAASSSLSAPQPPPPPPPPASSSSSSSATTVATSAPGSAGTAVVVATVATSASEATSTNNSSGGSTTTTTTNAAEPDAGSAVQTGIRQKLRNALSGEATLEALKQRYGTGRSFVSQTANDAAIKSLELLRANVQCYFDKEVDAVVKKFHQTYFVPAIRNIKENLGDGAISDEALKSVFCSLLENTKAQYGSQLSSPAGNSLSRANTPGMELSDSDSSTDNAPAAGAATSLLHQALKRKLPEPNQPDLFKRQYFLHGPIFPHVPYQSLPTTGQSLVGGSNLAAAASTRPVCALPTTVITPESLFILDFKAARVLGIADFRDRLANRHPEVLRYCPDTQDRDWLLQQRQVTPLNKNGRFFLLALDDVKKLIERNAFDHTKLLRELTERQRATDGFESPKVLPAVASTGRPRMSSLSSSHATLTALLSTPHAHTAAAAASASESVSSSSSAMAALESGGELKRS from the exons ATGGTAATACAGCGTGTTTGGCGTAGCGCTGCTGCTTCCTCATCGCTCAGTGCACCACAACCcccaccacctcctcctccgccagcatcatcatcatcctcctcgTCCGCCACCACGGTGGCCACTTCCGCTCCCGGCTCGGCGGGAACGGCGGTGGTAGTGGCAACAGTTGCAACAAGTGCCTCAGaagcaacatcaacaaacaacagcagtGGTGGcagcacgacgacgacaacaacaaacgctGCCGAACCGGACGCAGGCAGTGCTGTGCAAACTGGGATTCGACAG AAACTGAGAAATGCTCTTTCCGGCGAGGCAACGCTGGAAGCGCTCAAGCAGCGTTACGGCACGGGCCGCTCGTTCGTGAGCCAGACGGCGAACGATGCGGCGATCAAATCGCTCGAGCTGCTGCGGGCCAACGTCCAGTGCTACTTCGACAAGGAGGTGGACGCGGTAGTGAAAAAGTTTCACCAGACGTACTTCGTGCCGGCGATACGCAACATTAAGGAAAACCTGGGCGACGGGGCCATCTCGGACGAGGCGCTCAAGAGCGTGTTCTGCTCGCTGCTGGAAAACACGAAGGCCCAGTACGGCAGCCAGCTGTCCTCGCCGGCGGGCAATTCGCTGTCCCGCGCCAACACGCCCGGCATGGAGCTGAGCGATTCCGACTCCAGCACGGACAATGCGCCGGCAGCGGGTGCCGCCACCAGCCTGCTGCACCAGGCGCTAAAGCGCAAGCTGCCCGAACCGAACCAACCGGACCTGTTCAAGCGGCAGTACTTCCTGCACGGACCGATCTTTCCGCACGTCCCATATCAAAGCCTGCCGACGACGGGGCAGTCACTGGTCGGTGGTTCGAATCTGGCTGCTGCGGCTAGCACGCGCCCCGTGTGCGCGCTGCCCACTACCGTCATCACGCCCGAGAGCCTGTTCATACTGGATTTTAAGGCGGCCCGCGTGCTGGGCATTGCCGACTTCCGGGACCGGCTGGCCAACAGGCATCCCGAGGTGCTGCGCTACTGTCCCGACACGCAGGACCGCGActggctgctgcagcagcggcaggtGACACCGTTGAACAAAAATGGGCGCTTCTTCCTGCTGGCGCTGGACGACGTGAAGAAGCTGATCGAGCGGAACGCGTTCGATCACACG AAGCTGCTCAGGGAGCTCACCGAACGGCAGCGGGCAACAGATGGTTTCGAATCGCCGAAGGTGCTGCCGGCAGTCGCGTCCACCGGTCGGCCCCGGATGTCCTCACTCAGTTCCTCACACGCAACGCTGACGGCACTGCTGTCCACGCCCCATGCGCATACGGCGGCCGCGGCGGCGTCGGCCAGTGAGTCCGTTAGCAGCTCCTCGTCGGCGATGGCCGCGCTCGAGAGTGGGGGCGAGCTCAAGCGTAGCTAA
- the LOC120897484 gene encoding uncharacterized protein LOC120897484 isoform X1 — protein sequence MVIQRVWRSAAASSSLSAPQPPPPPPPPASSSSSSSATTVATSAPGSAGTAVVVATVATSASEATSTNNSSGGSTTTTTTNAAEPDAGSAVQTGIRQKLRNALSGEATLEALKQRYGTGRSFVSQTANDAAIKSLELLRANVQCYFDKEVDAVVKKFHQTYFVPAIRNIKENLGDGAISDEALKSVFCSLLENTKAQYGSQLSSPAGNSLSRANTPGMELSDSDSSTDNAPAAGAATSLLHQALKRKLPEPNQPDLFKRQYFLHGPIFPHVPYQSLPTTGQSLVGGSNLAAAASTRPVCALPTTVITPESLFILDFKAARVLGIADFRDRLANRHPEVLRYCPDTQDRDWLLQQRQVTPLNKNGRFFLLALDDVKKLIERNAFDHTVSSGRSGELQGFKVTEMIYAKIQKLLRELTERQRATDGFESPKVLPAVASTGRPRMSSLSSSHATLTALLSTPHAHTAAAAASASESVSSSSSAMAALESGGELKRS from the exons ATGGTAATACAGCGTGTTTGGCGTAGCGCTGCTGCTTCCTCATCGCTCAGTGCACCACAACCcccaccacctcctcctccgccagcatcatcatcatcctcctcgTCCGCCACCACGGTGGCCACTTCCGCTCCCGGCTCGGCGGGAACGGCGGTGGTAGTGGCAACAGTTGCAACAAGTGCCTCAGaagcaacatcaacaaacaacagcagtGGTGGcagcacgacgacgacaacaacaaacgctGCCGAACCGGACGCAGGCAGTGCTGTGCAAACTGGGATTCGACAG AAACTGAGAAATGCTCTTTCCGGCGAGGCAACGCTGGAAGCGCTCAAGCAGCGTTACGGCACGGGCCGCTCGTTCGTGAGCCAGACGGCGAACGATGCGGCGATCAAATCGCTCGAGCTGCTGCGGGCCAACGTCCAGTGCTACTTCGACAAGGAGGTGGACGCGGTAGTGAAAAAGTTTCACCAGACGTACTTCGTGCCGGCGATACGCAACATTAAGGAAAACCTGGGCGACGGGGCCATCTCGGACGAGGCGCTCAAGAGCGTGTTCTGCTCGCTGCTGGAAAACACGAAGGCCCAGTACGGCAGCCAGCTGTCCTCGCCGGCGGGCAATTCGCTGTCCCGCGCCAACACGCCCGGCATGGAGCTGAGCGATTCCGACTCCAGCACGGACAATGCGCCGGCAGCGGGTGCCGCCACCAGCCTGCTGCACCAGGCGCTAAAGCGCAAGCTGCCCGAACCGAACCAACCGGACCTGTTCAAGCGGCAGTACTTCCTGCACGGACCGATCTTTCCGCACGTCCCATATCAAAGCCTGCCGACGACGGGGCAGTCACTGGTCGGTGGTTCGAATCTGGCTGCTGCGGCTAGCACGCGCCCCGTGTGCGCGCTGCCCACTACCGTCATCACGCCCGAGAGCCTGTTCATACTGGATTTTAAGGCGGCCCGCGTGCTGGGCATTGCCGACTTCCGGGACCGGCTGGCCAACAGGCATCCCGAGGTGCTGCGCTACTGTCCCGACACGCAGGACCGCGActggctgctgcagcagcggcaggtGACACCGTTGAACAAAAATGGGCGCTTCTTCCTGCTGGCGCTGGACGACGTGAAGAAGCTGATCGAGCGGAACGCGTTCGATCACACGGTAAGCAGTGGGCGCTCCGGGGAACTGCAGGGCTTTAAGGTGACGGAGATGATTTACGCCAAAATACAGAAGCTGCTCAGGGAGCTCACCGAACGGCAGCGGGCAACAGATGGTTTCGAATCGCCGAAGGTGCTGCCGGCAGTCGCGTCCACCGGTCGGCCCCGGATGTCCTCACTCAGTTCCTCACACGCAACGCTGACGGCACTGCTGTCCACGCCCCATGCGCATACGGCGGCCGCGGCGGCGTCGGCCAGTGAGTCCGTTAGCAGCTCCTCGTCGGCGATGGCCGCGCTCGAGAGTGGGGGCGAGCTCAAGCGTAGCTAA